The Acidobacteriota bacterium genome has a segment encoding these proteins:
- a CDS encoding HAD family hydrolase, translating to MKKPAVFLDRDGTLTEEVGYVNHPDRLHLLPGAAEAVRRINAMEWRAIVITNQAGVARGYMSEDVVRETMKRLEALLAEEGARLDGIYFCPHHLSSQDARYALDCACRKPRRGLVDAACREHEIDLARSVAVGDKYYSDVALAHGIGIPGILVLTGYGLGERENQSRDWPRQPEYIARDVLDAVRWISEQ from the coding sequence ATGAAGAAGCCGGCCGTGTTCCTCGACCGCGACGGGACCCTCACCGAGGAAGTGGGCTACGTCAACCACCCGGACCGCCTGCACCTTCTGCCCGGCGCCGCAGAGGCCGTTCGGCGCATCAACGCCATGGAATGGCGCGCCATCGTCATCACGAACCAGGCCGGAGTGGCGCGCGGCTACATGAGCGAGGACGTGGTGCGCGAGACGATGAAACGCCTCGAAGCGCTTCTCGCGGAAGAAGGCGCACGCCTCGACGGCATTTACTTTTGCCCCCATCACCTTTCCTCGCAGGACGCCCGCTACGCGCTCGACTGCGCCTGCCGAAAACCCCGCCGCGGCCTCGTGGACGCCGCCTGCCGCGAGCACGAGATAGACCTCGCCCGCTCCGTCGCCGTGGGCGACAAGTATTATTCCGACGTGGCCTTGGCCCACGGCATCGGAATTCCGGGAATCCTCGTGCTCACGGGATACGGTCTCGGCGAGCGCGAGAACCAATCCAGGGACTGGCCCCGCCAGCCCGAATACATCGCCCGGGACGTGCTCGACGCCGTGCGGTGGATTTCGGAGCAGTAG
- a CDS encoding lysophospholipid acyltransferase family protein, which translates to MRRTLEWLAVCLLGFVVRRLGDGAAACIGRWIGRAAFRLLRRRRRVALRNLEAAYPGAPSGLAPDASAGLSPDERRALARRTFEHFACVVVEILRFPLLDKESCVSRVEFAGLEHMRAALAEGKGAIFCAGHFGNWELAALALGYAGFPMTMLTRPLDNPRLERLLACYRAASGNRLLHKHASLRHLMRDLRDGQAVTVVMDQHFGDANAVVVNFMGRPAATTPAVALLSLKTGAPVVMVFPIALGGGRYRVLCEPGPPAALTGDRAHDEAALTVAMTRRIEHYVRKHPEQWLWMHERWRVPARPSLGKSAAPEKEAEAPDKPSEAAGVVRG; encoded by the coding sequence ATGAGACGCACGCTCGAATGGCTGGCCGTCTGCCTTCTGGGCTTCGTCGTCCGCCGCTTGGGCGACGGCGCGGCGGCGTGCATCGGCCGATGGATCGGTCGGGCGGCGTTTCGGCTCTTGAGGCGCCGCCGCCGGGTGGCGCTCCGCAACCTCGAAGCCGCCTATCCCGGCGCTCCGTCGGGGCTCGCCCCGGATGCCTCGGCGGGGCTTTCCCCAGACGAGCGGCGGGCACTCGCGCGCCGGACTTTCGAGCATTTTGCCTGCGTGGTCGTCGAGATTTTGCGATTTCCCTTGCTGGACAAGGAAAGTTGCGTTTCCCGTGTCGAGTTCGCGGGCCTCGAACACATGCGCGCGGCGCTCGCCGAAGGCAAGGGCGCCATCTTCTGTGCCGGCCACTTCGGCAACTGGGAGCTCGCGGCGCTGGCCCTGGGCTACGCGGGCTTCCCGATGACCATGCTCACGCGGCCGCTCGACAACCCTCGCCTGGAGAGACTGCTCGCGTGCTACCGTGCGGCCTCGGGCAACCGCCTTCTCCACAAGCACGCGTCGCTGCGCCATCTGATGCGCGACCTGCGCGACGGGCAGGCCGTGACCGTCGTGATGGACCAGCACTTCGGCGACGCGAACGCCGTGGTCGTCAACTTCATGGGACGGCCGGCCGCGACGACGCCGGCGGTGGCTCTCCTTTCGCTCAAGACCGGCGCCCCTGTCGTGATGGTGTTCCCCATCGCGCTCGGCGGGGGACGCTACCGGGTCCTCTGCGAGCCGGGTCCCCCAGCGGCCCTCACGGGCGACCGCGCGCACGACGAGGCGGCGCTCACCGTGGCCATGACGCGCCGCATCGAACACTACGTGCGGAAGCACCCGGAGCAGTGGCTCTGGATGCACGAGCGCTGGCGCGTGCCGGCTCGTCCGAGTCTTGGGAAAAGCGCCGCCCCGGAGAAAGAGGCCGAAGCGCCGGACAAACCTTCCGAGGCGGCCGGCGTGGTGCGCGGATGA
- a CDS encoding response regulator codes for MAEKQKRILIADDALFFQATLKELFERAGYDVLVASNGEEALQKIRDALPRLDMAVLDLLMPKLSGFDVIRKVRELEGGNLLPVVAISSLYRKEQHLELLRELNATGYLDKSMPPEEVLYFVNQVLFPADHEGRKHLRVVAYFTIQYRVQESLFKAYSYTLSEGGLYIRTTRPVPCGTELEATFNLPDSSERIRAKAEVVHVHERVDFHLYPPGMGVRFTEISREDVERIRAYIEDSMWGWRPESPADKE; via the coding sequence ATGGCTGAAAAACAAAAACGCATTCTGATTGCTGACGACGCCCTCTTTTTTCAAGCCACCCTCAAGGAGCTTTTCGAGCGCGCCGGCTACGATGTGCTCGTCGCCTCGAACGGCGAGGAAGCCCTTCAAAAGATTCGAGATGCCCTTCCCCGGCTCGACATGGCGGTTTTGGACCTCCTCATGCCCAAGCTGTCGGGCTTCGACGTCATCCGCAAGGTGAGGGAGCTGGAAGGGGGAAATCTCCTTCCCGTCGTCGCCATCTCGAGCCTTTACCGCAAGGAGCAGCACCTTGAGCTGCTGCGCGAGCTGAACGCTACCGGCTACCTCGACAAATCCATGCCGCCGGAGGAGGTTCTGTATTTCGTCAACCAGGTTTTGTTTCCAGCAGATCACGAGGGGCGCAAGCATCTGCGCGTCGTCGCCTACTTCACCATTCAATACCGGGTGCAGGAATCGCTCTTCAAGGCCTACTCCTACACCCTCAGCGAGGGAGGACTCTACATCCGCACCACGCGGCCCGTGCCCTGCGGAACGGAGCTGGAGGCCACCTTCAATTTGCCCGACTCGTCGGAGCGCATCCGCGCCAAGGCCGAGGTCGTGCACGTTCATGAACGAGTCGATTTCCATCTCTACCCGCCCGGCATGGGCGTGCGCTTCACCGAAATCTCGCGTGAGGACGTCGAGCGCATTCGCGCCTACATCGAGGACAGCATGTGGGGTTGGCGGCCGGAAAGCCCCGCCGATAAGGAATAA